DNA from Candidatus Woesearchaeota archaeon:
TGTGATGGAAGAGTCGCTGGGAGCTGCTCTGGAAGAACTGTTTGGCAGGAAAACAGCTGATGAAGATGAATCTGTGTTGTCTGAAGACCTGATTGCTGACGCCAACAGGTATTATGATGAGATTCTCGGAGCGATGAGGCAGAATGACTGGAATGCTTTCGGCAGCAGCTTTGACAAGCTGGGCCAGGCTCTTGAGAAGCTCGGGCAGGAATAGCCCCTGATTATATGCTACTGTCCAGGCTGCAGGGAGACATGAAAATACTTGGAATAGCAAATTGCATATATTGGTTTTGTAAACAGGACAGTGACAACAAAATTAATTTTATCGTGCTTTAAAAGCCAGAATTATTTTTTTTCTATACCTCTAATCTATATGTTTTATAACAGTAAATTATATAAAGAAAAGAATTGAGAAAAATATACCATAAATAGTGATATCTAAGCCTGAGCCACAATATATGGTATTTTTTAAATAAAAAAAACAAAAGCTTTAAATATGCGATTGTATACGATATGTTGTGCTTAAAATTTTAAGATACACTATATATTGATAATAAGTAGCTACTAGAAGGTGAAAATCGAAAAATGCTGTGCCCTTACTGCCTGAAAGGAGAGACAAAGGTTGTTGACAGCAGGGACAGCGCCGAAGGGGTAAGAAGGAGAAGGGAATGCCTGAAGTGCAAAAGGAGATTTACAAGCTATGAGCGGCCTGAGATAATCGACCTTATTGTTGTCAAGAAAGACGGCAGGAGAGAGGCATTTGACAGGACAAAGCTGATGAACGGCATAATAAGGGCGTGCGAGAAGACCCGTGTCAGGGTAATCCAGATCGAAAGGATAGCCGATGAGATTGAGCTTGAACTAAGAAACAATGATAATGTGGAAGTGGGCAGCAGCGATATTGGTGAGCTTGTCATGTCCAAGCTCAAGCAGCTGGATAAGATAGCGTACATAAGGTTCGCATCTGTTTACAGGGAGTTTACCGATGTCGACGCTTTCAAGAAAGAGCTGAGAAAGCTTGCTTAAAAGAGGGGAAACATGGAGAAAGACGAAAAAAGAATAAGAAAGGTAAGAAAGAGGGACGGAAGAATAGTTGAGTTTGTCCAGGACAAAATAACAAAAGCCATACTGAAAGCTGCGGAATCAGTCGGTGGGAAAGACGATAAGACAGCGCAGATGCTTTCTGACAAGGTAATGACTATTCTCGAGTACCAGTTCAGCGAGAAGCATATCCCTACAGTTGAGGAAATACAGGATATAGTTGAAAGAGTGCTGATAAAATCGGGCCATGCCAAGACAGCGAAAACATACATACTATACAGGCAGCAGCATGCCAAGATAAGGGCAACCAAAGACACGTATGTTGATGTCGTGAATACAATTGGCAGCTACCTTGGCCAGACAGACTGGAGAGTAAAAGAGAATTCCAATGAGGATTTTTCTTTTTCCGGGCTGATGCTCTATATCTCGGGGAAAGTGATTTCCAATTATATGCTCAGCGAGGTATACACTCCTGAGATAGCCACAGCGCACAGGGAAGGGCATATGCATATACATGACTTAAGCCACGGCATAATAGGCTATTGTGCAGGATGGTCGCTGAAAAATCTGCTTAAGATGGGCTTCGGCGGGGTTAAGAACAAGGTTGATGCTAACCCTGCAAAGCACATGGATGTTGTCGTGCACCAGATGGTGAACTTCATTGGCTGTCTGCAGATGGAATTTGCAGGAGCGCAGGCATTCTCCAGCGTGGATACACTATTGGCGCCTTTTGTCAAGACCGACGGGCTTTCGTACAAGCAGGTAAAACAGTGCATGCAGGAGCTGGTGTTCAGCTTAAATATACCTTCAAGATGGGGATCGCAATACCCATTTTCGAACCTTACTTTTGACTGGGTTGTTCCTGATGATATGAAGAGCGAGAAGGCCATTGTAGGGGGCAAGAAACAGGACTTTACCTACGGCGAGTGCCAGAAGGAGATGGGCATGATAAATAAGGCATTTATTGAGGTAATGCTTGAGGGAGATGCGAACGGAAGAATCTTCACATTTCCAATACCGACATATAATCTGACAAAGGGTTTCAAGTGGAATGGAGAAAATGCTGAGCTGCTTTTTGAGCTTACAGCGAAGTACGGCTCGCCTTATTTCCAGAATTATATCGGCTCGGGTCTCGATCCCAAGAGCATAAGGGCGATGTGCTGCAGGCTTAACCTTAACCAGCTTGAATTACAGAACAGGCCGGGCCATATCTTTGCGGCAGGCGACAGCACGGGCAGCCTCGGG
Protein-coding regions in this window:
- the nrdR gene encoding transcriptional repressor NrdR, with the protein product MLCPYCLKGETKVVDSRDSAEGVRRRRECLKCKRRFTSYERPEIIDLIVVKKDGRREAFDRTKLMNGIIRACEKTRVRVIQIERIADEIELELRNNDNVEVGSSDIGELVMSKLKQLDKIAYIRFASVYREFTDVDAFKKELRKLA